The Tachyglossus aculeatus isolate mTacAcu1 chromosome 7, mTacAcu1.pri, whole genome shotgun sequence genome includes a region encoding these proteins:
- the C7H1orf116 gene encoding specifically androgen-regulated gene protein — protein MPEKELWPAGPGTDPVTRVGSSDSMTSADSTQSGFSDGSYDFLSAEEKECLLFLEETIGSLDREADGGLSTDESEQALTPRARRPQPIGLSTPQGHLEGSIQGPTQKSLQPSSLQPPELKSGSHSLPRNIHISRVQKASESSTPKPQSSVTGPPPAVPRVPLLGPPESHGVNRSHPAVPESPSELDLVVIPPPVAFRDPHLEQESLLSGQLREGDERAGQGRTEVKAQENLVPWPQNPPARREEAISQLMAHRTKQEDLEGTPGLLLPPPGFSTETMGPENSPSEHEGDLRPHPGPPTAQKPRKLPPNIILKASRGSFHTDPQNRLSHRPEFSHGDLAPERSSPAHLALQEQRRARREALEKLGLPQDQDSEPNHPRSKPTSSPLAQPPASALAAVSTSPLARDPSPTPPVSRPLAPSAPLARAPSPTPPVTLHPTLTAQSSTPDSPLTQPPAPSAPLARAPTQTPPVARPLAPTAPLARAPSPSPHPVHPPTPALIRAASPPSARAPTPGLTQTPAPAQPRAPPSKPVPIHKDARVESPPARPKPDRSLALSEGPVPGLRQLNFKSNTLERSGVGLSSYLSAEKDAGPKTSSSLGKVSFLDKLSPSILRNTRPRPASLGTGSDFAGIQVGKMADVEQERNEKRLSYPLQSRSKLPRPPCVSVRITPKGATDEHRREALKKLGLLKE, from the exons ATGCCCGAAAAGGAGCTGTGGCCAGCGGGCCCCGGCACGGACCCCGTGACCCGCGTCGGCAGCAGTGACAGCATGACGAGTGCCGACTCTACCCAATCTGGATTT agcgacGGCAGCTACGACTTCCTttcagcagaggagaaggagtgcCTTCTCTTTCTGGAGGAGACCATCGGCTCTCTGGACCGGGAAGCGGACGGCGGGCTGTCCACTGACGAGTCCGAGCAGGCCCTGACGCCCAGGGCTCGGAGACCGCAACCCATAGGCCTCTCGACCCCTCAGG GCCATCTGGAAGGAAGTATCCAAGGCCCAACACAGAAGAGCCTTCAGCCCAGTTCACTACAGCCCCCTGAGCTCAAGTCCGGCTCCCACAGCCTCCCAAGGAACATCCACATTAGCAGGGTCCAGAAGGCCAGTGAGAGCTCCACCCCTAAACCTCAAAGCTCAGTCACCGGGCCTCCTCCTGCTGTGCCCCGAGTTCCACTGCTGGGGCCACCTGAGAGTCACGGGGTCAACAGAAGCCACCCGGCTGTCCCAGAAAGCCCATCCGAATTAGACCTGGTGGTCATCCCACCTCCAGTGGCCTTCCGGGATCCACACCTGGAGCAGGAGTCCCTGCTGTCTGGCCAGCTCCGGGAAGGGGACGAGAGGGCAGGGCAAGGGAGGACTGAGGTGAAGGCACAGGAAAACCTTGTCCCGTGGCCCCAGAATCCACCGGCGAGGAGAGAGGAAGCTATTTCCCAGCTCATGGCCCACAGAACCAAACAGGAGGACCTGGAAGGGACCCCGGGGCTTCTCTTGCCGCCTCCTGGCTTCTCCACAGAGACTATGGGGCCAGAAAACTCCCCTTCAGAACATGAGGGTGATCTGAGACCCCACCCTGGCCCTCCAACAGCTCAAAAGCCCAGGAAGCTGCCCCCCAATATCATCCTGAAAGCCAGTCGGGGCAGCTTCCATACTGACCCCCAGAACCGGCTGTCCCACCGCCCCGAGTTCTCCCACGGTGACCTGGCCCCCGAGAGATCAAGCCCGGCTCATTTGGCCCTGCAGGAACAGAGGCGAGCCCGGCGGGAGGCCTTGGAGAAGTTGGGGCTGCCTCAGGATCAAGACAGTGAACCCAACCACCCTCGGTCCAAGCCAACCAGCTCCCCTCTAGCTCAGCCTCCCGCTTCTGCTCTGGCTGCAGTTTCTACTTCCCCTCTAGCTCGGGACCCTTCTCCGACTCCTCCTGTGTCTCGGCCTCTCGCTCCCAGTGCTCCTCTAGCTCGGgcgccttctcccactccccctgtgACTCTGCATCCCACTCTCACTGCTCAGTCTTCTACTCCGGATTCTCCGTTGACTcagcctcctgctccctctgcccctctagcTCGGGCTCCTACTCAGACTCCTCCTGTGGCtcggcctctggctcccaccgcCCCTCTAGCTCGGGCCCCCTCTCCGTCTCCTCATCCGGTTCATCCTCCCACTCCTGCTCTGATTCGGGCGGCTTCTCCGCCTTCGGCTCGGGCTCCCACTCCCGGTCTGACTCAGACTCCTGCCCCGGCTCAGCCTCGAGCTCCGCCATCCAAGCCAGTCCCCATTCACAAGGATGCCAGAGTAGAGAGCCCCCCAGCTAGGCCAAAGCCTGACCGGAGTTTGGCCCTGTCGGAGGGTCCCGTCCCCGGCCTGAGGCAGTTGAACTTCAAATCCAACACCCTGGAGCGTTCGGGGGTCGGGTTGAGCAGCTACCTCTCGGCCGAGAAGGACGCCGGCCCCAAGACCAGCAGCTCCCTGGGCAAGGTCTCCTTCCTGGACAAGCTCTCTCCCAGCATCCTACGCAACACCCGGCCCCGCCCGGCCTCCCTGGGCACAGGCTCGGACTTTGCCGGCATCCAGGTGGGAAAGATGGCTGACGTAGAGCAGGAGCGGAATGAAAAACGCTTGTCCTACCCCTTGCAGAGCCGCTCCAAGCTGCCTCGCCCTCCCTGCGTCAGTGTCAGGATCACCCCCAAGGGCGCTACGGATGAGCACCGGAGAGAGGCACTCAAGAAGCTTGGCCTGCTGAAAgagtag